One region of Kazachstania africana CBS 2517 chromosome 3, complete genome genomic DNA includes:
- the KAFR0C04550 gene encoding uncharacterized protein, whose protein sequence is MNTTNNTSNTNNNEDPSNISHNDSISMYTNFLPQRLSTDSNSLNSYLNLPPQQQHQQQNPDLSSIGRGFSIINSIWQPQQPSTTGTTTATAPTSLPIQPALNQQKPHFNVPSFGDQKRNSFLAPPPPLTQQQQQQQHHPGTIVPSDDLDFLRKDSISNYLKPPLLPQHSTTKDDFETLLTKRRKSSLTSNESNKRFKLDDLDTSSLDTNDMRNLLGSTKVDQLMLMIQARQKGITDRVPTNSNGDLLINEHSNILPSKDELVGGIEKPSHVDYNDGGTDTTSPTKRSISTPSTTSSARPKKHECPYCHRLFSQSTHLEVHIRSHIGYKPFQCQFCGKKFTQGGNLRTHQRLHTGEKPYQCESCGRRFSRKGNLAAHILTHKNLKPFVCKLDNCDKSFTQLGNMKAHQNRFHLNTLIELTNKLATYETNLTDIPEQDKDLLNYFASIYKNSNKGIKGRGKGSSKINPH, encoded by the coding sequence ATGAATACTACTAACAATACTAGCAATACTAATAACAACGAAGATCCAAGTAACATCTCTCATAATGATTCCATATCAATGTATACAAATTTCTTACCACAGAGACTTTCAACTGATTCAAACTCTTTAAATTCATACCTTAATTTACCTCCACAGCAGCAACACCAACAACAAAATCCGGACTTAAGTTCAATAGGAAGAGGCTTCTCCATCATAAACTCAATATGGCAACCTCAACAACCTTCTACAACGGGAACTACTACTGCAACTGCTCCTACTTCCCTCCCCATACAGCCAGCGTTAAATCAACAGAAACCTCATTTTAATGTCCCTTCATTCGGAGatcaaaagagaaattcTTTCTTAGCACCTCCACCACCACTAACacaacagcagcaacaacaacaacatcATCCAGGTACTATTGTCCCATCCGATGATTTGGATTTCTTAAGAAAGGactcaatttcaaattactTAAAACCACCTTTATTACCACAGCATTCCACAACAAAGGATGATTTCGAAACTTTATTAACtaaaagaaggaaaagttCTTTAACAAGTAATGAAAGtaataaaagatttaaattAGATGATCTTGATACTTCATCTTTAGATACTAACGATATGAGAAATTTATTAGGTTCCACTAAAGTGGATCAACTAATGTTAATGATTCAAGCAAGACAAAAAGGTATTACGGATAGAGTACCAACAAATTCTAATGGTGACTTACTCATAAATGaacattcaaatattctacCTTCCAAAGATGAATTGGTAGGCGGTATCGAGAAACCTTCTCATGTAGATTATAATGATGGTGGCACAGACACTACATCGCCAACGAAAAGATCCATATCAACACCTTCTACTACTTCTTCTGCAAGACCCAAAAAACACGAATGTCCATATTGTCACAGATTATTTTCTCAATCAACTCATTTAGAAGTCCATATAAGATCCCATATTGGTTATAAACCTTTCCAATGTCAATTTTGTGGTAAAAAATTCACTCAAGGTGGTAATTTAAGAACTCATCAAAGATTGCATACGGGTGAAAAACCATATCAATGTGAAAGTTGCGGTAGaagattttcaagaaaaggtAACTTAGCAGCCCACATACTAACTcataaaaatttaaaacCATTCGTTTGTAAATTAGATAATTGTGACAAAAGTTTTACTCAATTGGGTAACATGAAAGCTCATCAAAATAGGTTCCATTTAAACACTTTAATCGAATTAACAAATAAATTAGCAACATACGAAACAAATTTAACTGATATTCCGGAACAAGATAAAGAtctattgaattatttcgcttcaatttataaaaattcaaataaaggTATAAAGGGAAGGGGTAAAGGttcttcaaagataaaCCCTCATTAA